One Ignavibacterium album JCM 16511 genomic region harbors:
- a CDS encoding PorV/PorQ family protein, with product MKKYLFYFGLILTILSFNISAQTFKSDVSKRGTTAAPFLTIGQGARSIAMGSAFVGVSNDVSSIYWNPAGLTKAEGVQIMFDHTQWIADIKYNFLAASYNLGDLGTIGVSFLTSNIGEMKVTTIEQPNGTGETFSASDMAISLAYAIQLTDRFSIGFNPKFIYQGIWKMSATAFALDLGVQYVTPFDDAVLAMSISNFGTKMQLLGNSNLVLYDPDPFGTGNNGKIPAYLETNSWSLPLNFRVGISYRPVKIQEHSVLVAVDAAHPSDDYESINIGAEYSYNDFVFIRGGYKSLFLQDSEEKFTVGFGLKQQLLNNVSLRIDYAYQNFGRFSDIQKFTLSVNF from the coding sequence ATGAAAAAATATTTATTCTACTTTGGTTTAATCTTAACAATATTATCATTTAATATTTCTGCACAGACATTCAAATCCGATGTATCGAAAAGAGGAACGACCGCAGCACCGTTTTTAACTATTGGACAGGGTGCAAGATCAATTGCAATGGGCAGTGCTTTTGTTGGTGTGTCAAACGATGTAAGTTCAATCTACTGGAATCCTGCCGGTCTAACAAAAGCCGAAGGTGTTCAGATAATGTTCGACCATACACAATGGATTGCAGACATAAAATATAATTTCCTTGCTGCAAGCTATAACCTTGGTGATTTGGGAACAATCGGTGTCAGCTTTCTGACTTCCAACATAGGTGAAATGAAAGTAACAACTATTGAACAACCAAACGGAACGGGCGAAACATTTTCTGCAAGTGATATGGCTATAAGTCTTGCTTATGCAATCCAGCTTACTGATCGTTTTTCAATTGGATTTAATCCCAAATTTATCTATCAGGGAATATGGAAAATGAGCGCAACAGCATTTGCGCTTGATCTCGGAGTTCAGTATGTAACCCCATTTGATGATGCTGTGCTTGCAATGTCAATTTCCAATTTTGGTACTAAAATGCAATTGCTTGGAAATTCAAATTTAGTGTTGTATGATCCTGATCCTTTCGGAACTGGCAATAATGGAAAAATTCCGGCTTATCTTGAAACAAATTCCTGGTCATTACCATTGAACTTCAGAGTTGGTATCAGTTATCGGCCTGTAAAAATTCAGGAACACTCTGTTTTAGTCGCAGTTGATGCAGCGCATCCAAGCGATGATTATGAAAGTATAAACATTGGTGCTGAATATTCGTATAACGATTTCGTATTTATCAGGGGCGGATATAAATCCTTATTCCTGCAGGATTCTGAAGAAAAATTCACTGTTGGATTCGGATTAAAGCAACAACTATTAAATAATGTTTCTTTAAGAATAGATTACGCATATCAAAATTTTGGAAGATTTTCTGATATTCAGAAATTTACATTGAGTGTTAATTTTTAA
- a CDS encoding family 16 glycosylhydrolase — protein sequence MNKKFYLAIIFIFLIISVSTSAKEFKGAEYRTKQSFLYGRFEVSMKSAYREGMLSSFFTYYDGGGGISTWNEIDIEILGRYPNDIQFNTITPGQVNHVSHYPMSSSPHTDYHTYAFEWTPNYVAWFVDGVEVYKQTGPHIQTLNRAQKIMMNIWNPQAPNWAGAWNPNVLPAFAFYDWVSYYSYTPGTGNYGTGNNFTHSWTDNFDYWNTSRWDKASHTWDGNGCDFIYENVVFQNGKLILCLTDSINIGYTDIKGPVYLSARTLNEKVLVYFTEELDQSSAENISNYFIPGVTITNAQLRSDRKTVQLSVDGWDFVSPKTLLVLNVKDTFLNTMSARNLTIILTTQFSFPLKINCAGPAALGYLPDQEFTLNSDYGFMDGSSSSYSNTLQINNTDEDEIYRSEKYGMVTYNVRLHNGIYNVKLMFAENYFTQAGKRIFDVYVEGSRVLQDFDIFNLVGNNTAYVKEVNTVSVNDGELNIHFAAKIDNPMINGIVIELVSLGINDEYIPKEHSFILNQNYPNPFNGQTQIEFIVNQPDYYKFSVYDVRGSQIAIIDLGYLENGYYKNTFDVKKIQMTFYHPESISMY from the coding sequence ATGAATAAAAAATTCTATCTGGCTATCATTTTTATTTTTCTGATTATTTCGGTTTCAACATCTGCGAAAGAATTTAAAGGTGCTGAATATCGTACAAAACAATCTTTCCTATACGGAAGATTCGAAGTAAGCATGAAGTCAGCTTACAGAGAAGGTATGCTTTCTTCATTCTTTACTTATTATGATGGTGGTGGAGGAATTAGTACCTGGAATGAAATAGATATTGAAATTCTTGGGCGATATCCTAATGACATTCAATTCAATACAATCACTCCAGGACAAGTAAATCATGTAAGCCATTATCCGATGAGTTCATCACCTCACACAGATTATCACACTTATGCATTTGAATGGACACCAAATTATGTTGCCTGGTTTGTTGATGGAGTTGAAGTTTATAAACAAACAGGTCCACATATTCAAACGCTTAATCGTGCGCAGAAAATAATGATGAACATCTGGAATCCTCAGGCACCAAATTGGGCAGGAGCGTGGAATCCGAATGTTTTACCTGCTTTTGCATTTTATGATTGGGTAAGCTACTATTCCTATACTCCCGGAACCGGCAATTACGGAACCGGAAACAATTTTACTCATAGCTGGACCGATAATTTTGATTACTGGAATACTTCACGATGGGATAAAGCTTCTCACACCTGGGATGGAAATGGTTGCGATTTTATTTATGAGAATGTTGTATTCCAAAATGGTAAACTGATTTTATGTTTAACTGACAGCATCAACATTGGTTATACTGATATTAAAGGACCGGTTTATCTTTCTGCAAGAACACTTAATGAAAAAGTTTTGGTTTACTTTACCGAAGAACTCGACCAATCATCTGCAGAAAATATTTCAAACTATTTTATTCCTGGTGTAACAATTACAAATGCTCAATTGCGAAGCGACAGAAAAACTGTTCAGCTAAGTGTTGATGGTTGGGACTTTGTTTCGCCAAAAACACTTTTGGTTTTGAATGTTAAAGATACTTTTCTTAACACAATGTCAGCACGAAATCTTACAATTATTCTCACAACTCAGTTCTCATTTCCGTTAAAGATTAATTGTGCTGGTCCGGCTGCACTTGGTTATCTGCCCGATCAGGAGTTTACATTAAATTCTGATTATGGTTTTATGGATGGAAGCAGTTCTTCTTATAGTAACACATTACAAATTAATAATACTGATGAAGATGAAATTTACCGAAGCGAAAAATATGGTATGGTTACTTATAATGTTAGACTTCACAACGGAATATATAATGTTAAACTGATGTTTGCTGAAAATTATTTTACTCAGGCAGGTAAAAGAATTTTTGATGTTTATGTTGAAGGCAGCAGAGTGCTTCAGGATTTCGATATCTTCAATCTTGTTGGAAATAATACTGCTTATGTGAAAGAAGTAAATACAGTATCCGTCAACGATGGTGAACTGAATATTCATTTTGCTGCAAAGATAGATAATCCAATGATTAACGGAATAGTAATTGAACTTGTATCACTTGGAATAAATGATGAATATATTCCTAAGGAACATTCATTCATTCTGAATCAAAACTATCCTAATCCATTTAATGGTCAAACACAAATAGAATTTATAGTAAATCAACCTGATTATTATAAATTTTCTGTTTATGATGTCAGAGGTTCTCAGATTGCAATCATTGATTTAGGTTATCTGGAAAACGGTTATTATAAAAATACTTTTGATGTAAAAAAAATTCAAATGACATTTTATCATCCGGAGTCTATTTCTATGTATTAA
- a CDS encoding TonB-dependent receptor, which produces MKNIVKKFLVTCFESFSVVGLMILMLTTSIAFAGTTGKITGKVTDEQTGEPVVGANVVVEATFLGAAADLDGFYSISNVPPGTYRLIVSAVGYQKTIIENVLVKIDLTTRIDIKLSNSVIQLNQEVVVTSQRPMVQKDLTSTSVTISSDDIRMMPVESIGQIVNLQAGVIDGHFRGGRSNDVAYLIDGVAVTDPFNGGFTVEVENTSIRQMEVITGTFNAEYGQALSGVVNIVTEGGSDKFKASVSSYAGNFITSHTDIFRNLDKADRIAQKNFQITLSGPVQPVKNLYFFLTGRYFDNIGHLYGKRVYNVNDDVPFFPNPMDKTVWIPRNTGDGAFVPMNPYTKYSANGKLTYAMPELAVTYSIFWDKTKNKYYDHYFSWTPDGIMTHYGDDWIQSLQLTHYPSSSTYQTLKFTANYYHFKGYLYEDPFDPRYVNPRQGIAISNYTFRSGGNQGGRYDRHTKTLIGQWSLASQINKEHKIGLGIEGRLYDIYNHSMDLVNLTEGQLDSLGNEIFTPGYPDKGTISDQGSHIEYARYPIEASAYIQDKMEYDIMIINVGLRFDYFNSRAKLPADKRNPTRNPNFPGANQWVDANAKMQLSPRLGASFPITDKGIIRFSYGHFFKIPAFENLYQNPDFIVRPGNSLNSIIGNPDLNAEKNVIYEIGLQQVLFEDVAINLSVYYRDIRNWLGMEIVNTYEGFKYARFINRDYANVRGFIVTLDKRFSNYFSAKLDYTYQIAEGNASDPYSVYNKNQTNPPIEETKTVVPLDWDQRHTLNLTVNVGVPGDWTAGFIFQYGSGMPYTEDVKVSKGVRFENGGKKPAFYNVDLRADKIFKVFGVNVMTYLMVYNVFDIKNEFGVYATTGRANVDLNTQYAGEIIGLNTIQEYINNPSMYSTPREVRLGIGFEL; this is translated from the coding sequence ATGAAGAATATTGTTAAAAAATTTTTGGTTACTTGTTTTGAGTCTTTTTCAGTAGTTGGACTGATGATTCTGATGTTAACAACTTCGATTGCATTTGCAGGAACTACTGGTAAAATTACCGGCAAGGTTACCGATGAACAAACCGGCGAACCTGTAGTTGGTGCAAATGTAGTTGTTGAAGCTACATTTCTCGGTGCTGCTGCCGACCTTGATGGATTCTATTCAATTAGCAATGTTCCTCCGGGAACTTATCGCTTGATAGTATCAGCAGTGGGTTATCAGAAAACTATAATCGAAAATGTACTTGTTAAAATTGATTTAACAACAAGAATTGATATAAAACTTTCAAATTCTGTTATTCAACTGAATCAGGAAGTCGTAGTTACTTCTCAAAGACCAATGGTTCAGAAAGACCTCACATCAACTTCTGTTACAATTTCTTCAGATGATATCAGAATGATGCCTGTTGAAAGCATCGGACAAATTGTGAACCTTCAGGCAGGAGTTATTGATGGTCACTTCCGTGGTGGAAGATCGAATGATGTTGCATATCTGATTGATGGTGTAGCTGTAACTGATCCGTTTAATGGTGGATTTACTGTTGAAGTTGAGAATACTTCAATCAGACAGATGGAAGTAATCACAGGAACTTTTAATGCAGAATATGGTCAGGCACTTTCCGGCGTTGTGAATATTGTTACTGAAGGTGGTTCTGATAAATTCAAAGCAAGCGTCTCGTCTTATGCCGGAAATTTCATTACTTCTCACACAGATATTTTCCGTAATCTTGATAAAGCCGACAGGATTGCCCAGAAGAATTTTCAGATAACTTTAAGTGGACCTGTTCAACCGGTAAAGAATCTCTATTTCTTTTTAACAGGAAGATATTTTGATAACATAGGACATCTTTACGGTAAAAGAGTTTATAATGTAAACGATGATGTTCCGTTCTTTCCAAACCCAATGGATAAAACTGTATGGATTCCTAGAAATACAGGCGATGGCGCTTTTGTTCCTATGAATCCTTACACCAAGTATTCTGCAAACGGCAAATTAACTTATGCAATGCCTGAACTTGCAGTTACTTATTCAATCTTCTGGGACAAAACGAAAAATAAATATTATGATCATTACTTTTCATGGACTCCGGATGGAATAATGACACATTACGGCGATGATTGGATTCAAAGTTTACAACTTACTCATTATCCGTCATCATCAACATATCAGACTTTGAAGTTCACGGCTAATTATTATCACTTCAAAGGATATCTTTATGAAGATCCTTTCGATCCAAGGTATGTTAATCCACGACAAGGAATTGCAATTTCGAACTATACTTTCAGGTCAGGTGGTAATCAGGGCGGAAGATATGACAGACATACAAAAACTTTGATTGGTCAATGGTCACTTGCTTCTCAGATAAATAAAGAACATAAAATAGGTCTTGGTATTGAAGGAAGACTTTATGATATCTATAATCATTCTATGGATTTAGTGAATTTAACAGAAGGTCAGTTAGATAGTTTAGGAAATGAAATTTTTACGCCTGGCTATCCTGATAAAGGAACAATTTCAGATCAAGGCTCACATATCGAATATGCAAGATATCCGATAGAAGCTTCGGCTTATATTCAGGATAAAATGGAATATGATATTATGATTATCAATGTTGGTTTACGATTTGATTATTTTAATTCAAGAGCAAAGCTTCCGGCAGACAAGAGAAATCCAACACGAAATCCAAATTTCCCTGGCGCAAATCAATGGGTTGATGCAAATGCAAAGATGCAGTTGAGTCCGAGACTAGGAGCTTCATTTCCGATAACAGATAAAGGTATAATCAGATTTTCTTATGGTCATTTCTTTAAGATTCCGGCATTTGAAAATCTTTATCAGAATCCTGACTTTATAGTAAGACCCGGAAACAGCTTAAACTCAATAATCGGAAATCCTGATCTTAATGCTGAGAAAAATGTTATTTACGAAATCGGTCTTCAGCAGGTTCTGTTTGAAGATGTTGCAATCAATCTATCTGTTTACTATCGTGATATCAGAAACTGGCTTGGAATGGAAATCGTAAATACTTACGAAGGATTTAAATATGCAAGATTTATAAATCGTGATTATGCTAATGTAAGAGGTTTCATCGTAACTCTTGATAAAAGATTTTCAAATTACTTCAGTGCAAAATTAGATTACACATATCAGATTGCAGAAGGAAATGCTTCTGACCCATATTCAGTTTATAACAAGAATCAGACTAACCCACCGATTGAAGAAACAAAGACTGTTGTTCCATTAGATTGGGATCAAAGACATACATTAAATCTGACAGTTAATGTTGGTGTTCCCGGTGATTGGACAGCAGGATTTATTTTCCAATATGGCTCAGGAATGCCCTACACAGAAGATGTGAAAGTGTCAAAGGGTGTCCGCTTTGAAAATGGTGGAAAGAAACCTGCTTTTTATAATGTTGATTTAAGAGCCGATAAAATCTTTAAAGTTTTTGGTGTTAATGTGATGACATATTTAATGGTTTATAATGTATTCGATATTAAAAACGAATTTGGAGTTTATGCAACAACAGGCCGTGCAAATGTTGATTTGAATACTCAGTATGCCGGCGAGATAATTGGCTTAAATACAATTCAGGAATACATTAATAATCCTTCAATGTACTCAACTCCAAGAGAAGTTCGTCTTGGAATCGGATTCGAATTATAA
- a CDS encoding sugar-binding protein, translated as MRKLLPLLLFILSFSISNAQIIESFDTNLNTDSTIQFVTEGGASRIDFALNTSDKMEGTGAGQFKFVIGSHHQWGSFAQVIKRLPEGETWDWTINDSLAIWIKVLTPPVNPTLMVFRIHIADRPSPADPIEEYIFEHATILDNTTSWVEFKVPLRILSEDGSMTPTDSGFVIFPLAWGGGSYNNNHFDSDKIVGFNLAAVVSGWDPNANLPADSLEVMFDGFRRFGVRAIPAIVFNGVTFPSYVTTWAWGQSAIEVVEGAGPVQNSNAIKWTQGDEWGNGWTGWGCTIQPPFNLAGAWQTDSAKIKIKCPPGTGPLRIQYEGGPGKVGTVFQPIDDNQWHQYYFPLREMVYQDGTSGFDSSSVQVVGLMAEASGQAGRVLWITDWWTGNPSFDVIAPNPPTGVSAFAGTYQNIVTWQDVPGETGEKYDVYYSKNPISNVTDPGVEVVKLGVAENSQLIEHLLFAPVTDQNVTYYYAVVCRDASGNASVVSQNSSAVTNLAKGVTTISLNAPTNFNADGDLGEWAGITPFRMFPSDGTGHIVTNTTISGDNDLSVLSYVAVDNQYLYVAFDVNDDIVVKNSRPQSYLNDAPDIFLGLYNWHGKPHTSYKRGAEPDYHIRFAWNRVILDQTGGTDSLVGLGPDYYWDEKFPSGYVVEFRVKWTDLAAPGGDNVFSPVEGYRIPIDYSINDADATGEREGILTYSPFNEDQSWQDVSRWLYTWIGSLWEPNSVEDVLTADNYALAQNYPNPFNPSTKISYSIKESGFVSLKVYDVLGREVATLVNEDKTPGVYTVQFNASDLSSGIYLYRLETGSFTKVNKMMLLK; from the coding sequence ATGAGAAAACTTCTTCCGTTGCTTTTATTTATTCTGAGCTTCAGTATTTCTAATGCTCAGATAATTGAAAGCTTTGATACCAATCTAAATACAGATTCCACTATTCAGTTTGTAACTGAAGGTGGTGCGAGCAGAATTGATTTTGCTTTGAATACTTCGGATAAAATGGAGGGAACAGGCGCAGGTCAGTTTAAGTTTGTTATTGGTTCACATCATCAGTGGGGCAGCTTTGCTCAGGTTATTAAAAGATTACCTGAAGGAGAAACCTGGGACTGGACAATTAATGATTCTTTGGCTATATGGATTAAAGTTTTAACTCCGCCGGTTAATCCCACTTTAATGGTTTTCAGAATTCACATCGCTGACAGACCTTCACCTGCTGATCCTATTGAAGAATACATCTTTGAACATGCAACAATTCTTGATAACACAACAAGCTGGGTTGAATTTAAAGTGCCATTACGAATTTTAAGTGAAGACGGAAGTATGACTCCAACCGATTCCGGATTTGTAATCTTCCCATTGGCTTGGGGTGGTGGAAGCTATAATAATAATCACTTTGATTCAGATAAAATTGTAGGTTTCAATTTAGCTGCTGTTGTGTCTGGTTGGGATCCAAATGCAAATCTTCCTGCCGATTCTCTCGAAGTAATGTTTGATGGATTCAGAAGATTTGGAGTCAGAGCAATCCCTGCAATAGTATTCAATGGTGTAACTTTTCCAAGTTATGTTACAACGTGGGCTTGGGGACAATCTGCAATCGAAGTTGTTGAAGGTGCAGGTCCTGTTCAAAATTCCAATGCAATCAAATGGACACAAGGCGACGAATGGGGAAATGGTTGGACTGGTTGGGGCTGTACTATTCAGCCACCGTTCAACTTAGCTGGTGCATGGCAAACTGACTCAGCAAAAATTAAAATTAAATGTCCTCCGGGAACCGGTCCATTAAGAATTCAATATGAAGGCGGACCTGGAAAGGTTGGAACAGTATTCCAACCCATTGATGATAATCAATGGCATCAATATTATTTTCCGTTAAGGGAAATGGTTTATCAGGATGGTACTTCCGGTTTTGATTCATCTTCTGTTCAAGTTGTAGGATTGATGGCTGAAGCTTCCGGACAAGCGGGCAGAGTTCTTTGGATAACTGATTGGTGGACCGGTAATCCATCATTTGATGTCATCGCTCCTAATCCACCGACTGGTGTTAGCGCTTTTGCTGGTACATATCAGAATATTGTTACCTGGCAGGATGTTCCTGGTGAGACAGGTGAAAAGTATGATGTATATTACAGCAAGAATCCAATTTCAAATGTAACTGATCCCGGTGTTGAAGTTGTAAAATTAGGTGTGGCAGAAAACAGTCAGTTGATTGAACATTTGCTTTTTGCTCCTGTAACAGATCAGAATGTAACTTACTATTATGCTGTTGTTTGCCGTGATGCTTCAGGAAATGCTAGTGTTGTTAGTCAGAATTCTTCTGCAGTTACAAATCTTGCAAAAGGAGTTACCACAATTTCATTGAATGCACCAACAAATTTTAATGCTGATGGTGATTTGGGCGAATGGGCAGGAATAACTCCGTTCAGAATGTTTCCATCAGATGGAACAGGTCACATTGTTACAAACACTACAATCAGTGGAGATAATGATCTTTCAGTGCTATCTTATGTCGCTGTTGATAATCAATATCTTTATGTCGCCTTTGATGTTAATGATGATATAGTTGTTAAAAATTCAAGACCACAATCCTATCTTAATGATGCACCAGATATTTTCCTTGGATTATATAACTGGCATGGCAAACCACATACATCATACAAAAGAGGTGCAGAACCTGATTATCATATCAGATTTGCCTGGAACCGTGTAATCTTAGATCAAACAGGCGGAACTGACAGTCTCGTTGGTTTAGGCCCTGATTATTACTGGGATGAAAAATTCCCGTCAGGTTATGTAGTTGAATTCAGAGTTAAATGGACTGACCTTGCAGCTCCTGGTGGTGATAATGTATTTTCACCTGTTGAAGGATACAGAATTCCGATTGATTATTCTATCAATGATGCAGATGCAACAGGAGAAAGAGAAGGCATATTAACATACTCGCCGTTTAACGAAGATCAATCCTGGCAGGATGTTTCAAGGTGGTTATATACCTGGATTGGAAGTCTGTGGGAACCAAACTCAGTTGAAGATGTTCTTACTGCTGATAATTATGCACTTGCACAGAACTATCCTAATCCGTTTAATCCTTCAACAAAAATCAGTTATTCAATTAAAGAATCTGGTTTTGTTTCATTGAAGGTTTATGATGTATTAGGTAGAGAAGTTGCAACTTTAGTAAATGAAGATAAAACTCCTGGTGTTTATACTGTTCAGTTTAATGCTTCTGATTTGTCAAGTGGTATTTATCTGTACAGATTAGAAACTGGTTCATTTACAAAAGTTAACAAGATGATGTTATTAAAGTAA
- a CDS encoding sodium:solute symporter family transporter, with the protein MEIFSYIDGFILILYLIIVLTLGFYYSRRNEDNYVDYFLAGRNIGWAAVGISIFATNISSEHFIGLAGAGSMRGLAVGQFELMAIFTLIFLGWFLAPVYFKSNVVTVPEFLELRFDIRIRKFFAAFSIVIYIFTKILVSLFAAGILFYNIFGLNIYASSILIVLITGLYSVTGGAKAVIKTQTFQGIVLILGAVILSVAGFIAVGGFGGLYSKLPSDFFTMFKPASDPDYPWTGIIFGAPIIAFWYWCTDQYIVQRLLSAKSVNDARKGTLLAAFLKLLPIFILVLPGLFAAVLFPESKGDSAYAALIYSDVLPLGLKGIVVAGLLAAIMSSLSGAFNSISVLFTNDYYKIRYPESSERKLVLVGRLATTAAVVGAILIVPLVKVISSQIYLFLQSVQSFVSPPITAVFLFGLFSKRLTSKTAITTLIVGEVIGIGRLVLQILQNNSVELHPVFIWILSINFLHFSIMLFLLSVSIILIMNLKEQAEKNSYALNLNSLVVENVSEFTSGIVAVKQNKKMNSNLVMSVVILVIIIGLWSLWN; encoded by the coding sequence GTGGAAATTTTTTCCTACATAGATGGTTTCATTCTTATCCTTTATCTCATAATTGTTTTGACTTTGGGATTTTATTATTCACGCAGGAATGAAGATAATTATGTAGATTATTTTCTTGCCGGAAGAAATATTGGTTGGGCTGCGGTTGGTATTTCAATTTTTGCAACAAACATTTCAAGCGAACATTTTATCGGTTTAGCTGGTGCTGGTTCAATGAGAGGACTGGCAGTAGGTCAATTCGAGTTAATGGCAATTTTCACTCTGATTTTTCTTGGATGGTTTTTAGCTCCTGTTTATTTCAAATCAAATGTTGTAACAGTTCCTGAATTTCTTGAATTAAGATTTGATATCCGGATAAGAAAATTCTTCGCAGCATTCTCAATTGTAATTTATATCTTCACAAAAATTCTTGTTTCACTTTTTGCAGCCGGAATTCTATTCTATAACATTTTCGGTTTGAACATTTATGCTTCATCAATTCTTATCGTTTTAATTACCGGACTATATAGCGTAACCGGTGGAGCTAAAGCAGTTATAAAAACACAAACTTTCCAGGGAATAGTTTTAATTCTTGGTGCAGTAATTTTATCTGTAGCCGGGTTTATAGCTGTTGGCGGATTCGGTGGATTATACTCAAAACTTCCTTCAGATTTTTTCACAATGTTTAAACCAGCCAGTGATCCGGATTATCCTTGGACGGGAATTATTTTTGGCGCACCAATAATTGCATTCTGGTATTGGTGTACTGATCAATACATTGTTCAAAGATTATTGAGTGCAAAATCAGTAAACGATGCCCGAAAAGGTACTCTGCTCGCAGCATTTCTAAAACTTCTTCCAATATTCATTCTTGTTCTGCCAGGTTTATTCGCTGCTGTTTTATTTCCTGAATCTAAAGGTGATTCTGCTTATGCTGCTTTAATTTATAGCGATGTTCTCCCATTGGGATTAAAAGGAATTGTTGTTGCCGGTTTGCTTGCAGCAATTATGTCATCTCTTTCAGGCGCATTCAACAGTATATCAGTTTTGTTCACAAACGATTATTACAAAATTCGCTATCCCGAATCATCAGAAAGAAAATTAGTGCTTGTGGGAAGATTGGCTACTACTGCTGCTGTAGTTGGTGCAATTCTGATTGTGCCATTAGTTAAGGTTATCAGCTCACAAATTTATTTATTCCTGCAAAGTGTTCAATCATTTGTAAGTCCACCTATTACTGCCGTTTTTCTTTTTGGATTATTTTCTAAAAGACTTACATCCAAAACCGCTATAACAACTTTAATAGTAGGTGAAGTAATCGGAATCGGAAGATTGGTTCTTCAGATTTTACAAAACAATTCTGTCGAATTGCATCCTGTTTTTATCTGGATACTTAGCATAAACTTTTTACACTTTTCAATAATGCTTTTCTTGTTAAGTGTAAGCATAATTCTGATTATGAATTTAAAGGAGCAAGCTGAAAAAAATTCTTATGCATTGAATCTTAACAGTCTTGTCGTTGAGAATGTTTCTGAATTCACTTCGGGAATAGTTGCTGTTAAACAAAACAAAAAAATGAATTCTAATCTTGTTATGTCGGTAGTTATTCTCGTAATAATCATCGGATTATGGAGTTTATGGAATTAA